In Kangiella profundi, one DNA window encodes the following:
- a CDS encoding AMP-binding protein, with the protein MEALDKLYQLIQTNDDHCVAYDKQQQYSHSRFRQDLARAINNIQQYPHQRYLLFTDHSYTFAVNLIALFLLQKNVVLTANVKSDWLSQISHHFDAIIGDATLEPLLAGDHFHTPELKQADLDLAVTIPTQLDNSLTFFTSGSTSQPKAISKTIQQLLTEVSCIHSIFGSSVSSCTFLSTVSHHHIYGLIFRLLWPLLYRFPFYAEIVLYQEQLRSLYRPLSEVCLISSPAFLSRQDHELEAIELTQCFSSGSLLSEAAAQASYEQLGIFPVEVFGSTETGGIGYRTQSESQACWTFFPGMSMQQNAEGITILSSPYLSAPYQLDDDIELLPTGQFRILGRLDRVVKIEEKRVSLDAIETTLLESSLVNAAKVVVLQHHRTYLGAVIVLSETGRQLLNSHGKHYINQRLRSELAERYEAVAIPRKWRYLEQLPYNSQGKLTLDQLMGLF; encoded by the coding sequence ATGGAAGCATTGGACAAACTCTATCAGCTAATACAAACCAATGATGATCATTGTGTTGCGTATGATAAGCAGCAGCAATATTCACATTCTCGCTTTCGTCAGGATCTGGCCAGAGCCATTAACAACATCCAACAGTATCCACATCAACGCTACCTCCTTTTTACCGATCATAGCTATACTTTTGCGGTAAATCTTATTGCATTATTTCTGTTACAGAAAAATGTAGTTCTTACCGCTAACGTAAAATCTGATTGGTTAAGCCAAATTAGCCACCATTTTGATGCGATTATTGGTGATGCTACATTAGAGCCTTTACTGGCAGGTGATCACTTTCACACACCTGAATTAAAGCAAGCTGACCTAGATCTAGCCGTAACTATACCCACACAACTGGACAACAGTCTGACGTTTTTTACTTCAGGCTCTACCAGCCAACCGAAAGCTATCAGTAAAACAATTCAACAATTATTAACTGAAGTCAGTTGCATTCATTCAATATTTGGCTCGAGTGTTTCCAGTTGCACTTTTTTATCAACCGTTTCTCATCACCATATTTATGGCCTCATCTTCAGGTTGCTCTGGCCATTATTATATCGGTTTCCATTTTATGCGGAGATTGTGCTGTATCAGGAGCAGCTGAGATCACTGTATCGACCTCTCTCTGAAGTCTGCCTGATTTCAAGCCCCGCATTTTTATCAAGACAGGATCATGAGCTTGAAGCTATCGAGTTAACACAATGTTTTAGTTCAGGTAGCTTATTGAGTGAAGCAGCAGCCCAAGCATCTTATGAACAACTGGGGATCTTCCCGGTTGAAGTTTTTGGTAGCACTGAAACCGGAGGCATAGGTTACCGCACCCAGAGTGAGAGTCAGGCCTGCTGGACTTTCTTTCCTGGTATGTCCATGCAGCAGAATGCAGAAGGAATAACTATTCTTTCATCACCATACTTAAGCGCCCCCTATCAACTGGATGACGATATCGAGCTGCTTCCAACTGGCCAGTTTCGAATACTGGGCAGACTGGATCGAGTCGTGAAAATTGAGGAAAAGCGTGTCTCCCTGGATGCCATAGAAACAACACTTCTAGAGTCCTCTTTAGTCAATGCAGCAAAAGTCGTTGTCCTACAGCACCATAGAACCTATTTGGGAGCGGTAATTGTTTTGAGTGAAACTGGCCGCCAGCTTCTTAACAGCCATGGCAAACATTATATCAATCAACGCCTTAGATCGGAGCTTGCTGAACGTTATGAAGCCGTTGCCATACCAAGAAAATGGCGTTACCTTGAACAGCTACCCTATAACTCACAAGGTAAGCTAACCCTGGATCAACTGATGGGGCTTTTTTAA
- a CDS encoding ApeI family dehydratase — MDYPEILSQNAGDHSVLLELDIKPALDAFEGHFDQFPIVPGVVQIGWSLHFFNQLLATNLNPEKRAVIDKISALKFQHVITPNTPVSLELAHDLNKQQLSFRFFNHDHQFSSGKIHLDDCQNSA, encoded by the coding sequence ATGGATTACCCTGAAATATTGTCTCAGAATGCTGGTGACCACAGTGTATTGCTAGAATTAGATATCAAGCCTGCACTTGATGCCTTTGAAGGTCATTTTGATCAGTTCCCGATTGTGCCCGGCGTAGTACAGATTGGGTGGTCTCTTCATTTTTTTAATCAGCTGCTGGCGACCAACCTTAACCCAGAAAAAAGGGCAGTCATCGACAAGATTTCAGCACTAAAATTTCAGCACGTGATCACACCAAATACGCCTGTTTCGCTTGAATTGGCTCATGACCTTAATAAACAGCAGCTTTCTTTTCGATTTTTTAATCATGACCATCAATTTTCATCAGGGAAAATACATCTTGATGATTGCCAAAATTCAGCTTAG
- a CDS encoding glycosyltransferase family 2 protein, whose amino-acid sequence MKSSYCIVIPNYNHTQHIDGVLQSVADLSLPVIMVNDGSDTSTSHYLNQLPNNYPFLQVINLEQNSGKGGAVMAGFIEAHKQGYTHAIQVDADGQHNLKDIPNFISLSQNNPDAVICGIPDYDESVPLGRLIPRYITHFWVWVETLSFKIKDSMCGYRLYPLETTVALIQSTSIGQRMDFDTEILVKLYWQSVEIINFPTKVIYPEDGSSHFRMFKDNWLITKMHTKLFFGMLPRAPGLIARHFKKKSRPDSHWSATEERGSTLGIQILVWLYRIFGQWLFRVALNPVIAYFVLTGNKARRASYQYLRQINQYTGSSKKVRWYHVYKHFYQFGLAAVDKIRGWLGDVHLSDIVFHHADVFAQLRNNKSPQGAVFIGSHLGNLELCRAIGESDSSLKINALVFTKHALKFQKALEKFNPKASVNLIQVDTMGADTAIELKQKVEAGEIVIIVGDRTSVTQYGRVNYAPFLDQPAPFSQGPFILASLLECPTYLLFCLKQSGQYHLYLEPFADSLKLARTNKNEQLQSIITDYAKRLEHYCLKAPYQWFNFYNFWQKDDVNYIQRNTINTQEKNNRDNQ is encoded by the coding sequence ATGAAATCTTCTTACTGTATCGTTATCCCAAACTATAACCACACTCAGCATATTGATGGGGTACTGCAATCTGTCGCTGACTTATCTCTTCCGGTAATTATGGTGAATGATGGAAGCGATACATCAACCAGCCACTATCTTAATCAACTTCCAAACAACTATCCCTTTCTTCAAGTCATTAACCTTGAACAAAATTCCGGAAAGGGCGGGGCAGTCATGGCTGGGTTTATTGAAGCCCATAAGCAAGGCTATACTCATGCCATACAGGTTGATGCTGATGGGCAGCATAATCTGAAGGATATTCCTAACTTTATTAGCCTCAGCCAGAACAACCCAGATGCAGTTATCTGTGGAATTCCTGATTATGATGAGTCAGTTCCTCTTGGTCGTTTGATTCCACGTTATATCACTCACTTCTGGGTTTGGGTTGAAACTCTGTCATTCAAGATTAAGGATTCGATGTGTGGCTATCGACTGTACCCGTTGGAGACTACAGTAGCCTTAATCCAATCAACCTCGATTGGCCAGCGCATGGATTTCGACACCGAAATCCTGGTCAAACTATATTGGCAGTCAGTTGAGATCATCAACTTTCCAACCAAAGTGATTTACCCCGAAGATGGCTCTTCCCACTTCAGGATGTTCAAAGACAACTGGTTAATTACAAAAATGCATACCAAACTCTTTTTTGGCATGCTGCCGCGCGCACCGGGTCTCATTGCACGTCACTTCAAAAAAAAATCCAGACCCGATAGCCATTGGTCTGCTACCGAAGAAAGAGGCTCAACCTTGGGGATACAGATACTGGTCTGGCTGTATCGAATTTTTGGGCAGTGGCTGTTTAGAGTCGCATTGAACCCGGTTATTGCCTACTTCGTGCTAACTGGCAATAAGGCTCGCCGAGCGTCTTACCAATATTTGCGTCAAATTAATCAGTACACGGGCTCAAGCAAAAAAGTTCGCTGGTATCATGTCTATAAACATTTTTATCAGTTTGGCTTAGCTGCGGTCGATAAAATTAGAGGCTGGCTGGGAGATGTACATCTGTCTGATATTGTGTTTCATCACGCAGATGTTTTTGCCCAACTGCGTAACAATAAGAGTCCGCAGGGTGCTGTCTTCATCGGTTCGCACCTGGGTAATCTTGAACTGTGTCGCGCTATCGGTGAATCCGACTCTTCCCTGAAGATTAATGCCCTGGTATTTACCAAGCATGCCTTGAAATTCCAGAAAGCTCTAGAAAAATTTAATCCAAAAGCATCGGTAAACCTTATACAGGTCGACACAATGGGGGCTGACACTGCCATAGAACTTAAACAGAAAGTAGAGGCTGGTGAGATCGTCATTATCGTCGGCGACAGAACTTCGGTAACCCAATATGGACGCGTGAATTATGCTCCTTTCCTGGATCAGCCGGCTCCCTTTTCTCAGGGACCCTTTATCCTGGCCAGTTTACTCGAATGTCCAACCTATCTTTTATTCTGTCTTAAACAATCCGGTCAGTATCACCTATACCTGGAACCCTTTGCGGACAGCCTGAAACTTGCTAGAACTAATAAAAACGAGCAGTTACAATCCATCATTACAGATTACGCAAAAAGGCTGGAGCATTATTGCCTAAAAGCCCCTTATCAATGGTTTAATTTTTATAATTTCTGGCAAAAAGATGACGTTAACTATATTCAGCGTAATACCATAAACACTCAAGAGAAGAATAACCGTGACAACCAATAA
- a CDS encoding HAL/PAL/TAL family ammonia-lyase — translation MTTNKPNITFGQQPLTIQDINQLAQRNATASLNCDPQFKARIEQGADFIKTLLREDGVIYGVTTGYGDSVTTQVPLANVPELPLHLTRFHGCGLGNIFNAQQTRAILATRLASLCQGYSGVSWQLLEQLNRLLEHDILPRIPEEGSVGASGDLTPLSYVAAALIGERDVMFDGAIKPAQEVFQDLGIEPIRLQPKEGLAVMNGTAVMTALACLAYSRAEYLIQLCSRITSLCSIALQGNSAHFDDILFSVKPHPGQNQVAAWIRDDLNHHKHPRNSERLQDRYSIRCAPHIIGALNDAMPWFKQVIETELNSANDNPIIDGEGQHVLHGGHFYGGHIAMVMDTMKTGVANLADLMDRQMALLMDNKFNHGLPNNLSAATEDRKPLNHGFKAVQIGISAWTAEALKVTMPASVFSRSTECHNQDKVSMGTIAARDCLRILELTEQVAAASLMAASQAVQLRIRQDQLQESSLSENVLQTLQEVFERFELVSEDRPLENELRQFVALIQDQHWSTY, via the coding sequence GTGACAACCAATAAACCGAACATTACATTTGGTCAGCAACCACTCACAATCCAGGATATTAATCAGCTAGCTCAGCGCAACGCGACAGCATCGCTAAACTGCGATCCTCAATTTAAGGCGCGTATAGAGCAGGGTGCTGACTTTATTAAGACTCTGTTGCGGGAAGATGGTGTTATTTATGGCGTTACGACAGGATATGGTGACTCAGTTACTACACAGGTGCCATTAGCCAATGTTCCGGAACTCCCTTTGCACCTGACCAGGTTCCATGGCTGTGGGCTTGGCAATATCTTTAATGCCCAGCAAACCCGCGCCATTCTAGCCACCCGGCTAGCCTCTCTGTGTCAGGGATATTCAGGTGTCAGCTGGCAACTGTTAGAGCAATTAAATCGACTGCTGGAACACGATATTCTTCCACGCATCCCAGAAGAAGGATCTGTAGGTGCCAGCGGCGACCTGACCCCGCTATCTTATGTGGCTGCAGCTCTGATTGGTGAGCGCGACGTTATGTTTGATGGTGCAATAAAGCCTGCACAAGAAGTCTTTCAGGATCTTGGCATAGAGCCTATCCGTTTACAGCCAAAAGAAGGGCTGGCGGTCATGAATGGTACAGCGGTCATGACAGCCCTGGCCTGTCTGGCCTATAGCCGTGCCGAATACTTGATTCAGTTATGCTCGCGCATTACTTCTTTATGCTCCATTGCATTACAGGGTAATAGCGCGCACTTTGATGATATTTTATTCTCAGTAAAACCTCACCCTGGGCAAAATCAGGTGGCAGCCTGGATCCGTGACGATCTGAACCACCACAAACACCCAAGGAATTCCGAACGTCTACAGGATCGTTACTCCATCCGCTGTGCGCCACATATTATCGGTGCATTGAACGATGCCATGCCCTGGTTCAAGCAGGTCATCGAAACTGAATTAAACAGTGCTAATGATAATCCTATTATTGATGGCGAAGGACAGCATGTTCTGCATGGTGGTCATTTCTATGGTGGTCATATCGCTATGGTGATGGATACTATGAAAACAGGTGTCGCCAATCTGGCTGATCTGATGGATCGACAAATGGCCCTGTTAATGGATAACAAGTTCAATCATGGATTACCGAACAATTTATCGGCTGCAACTGAAGACAGAAAGCCATTAAATCATGGTTTTAAGGCGGTACAAATCGGCATCAGCGCCTGGACTGCTGAAGCTCTTAAAGTAACCATGCCAGCCAGTGTTTTTTCTCGCTCAACCGAGTGCCATAACCAGGATAAAGTCAGTATGGGCACTATCGCTGCCAGAGATTGTTTACGGATTTTAGAGTTAACCGAACAGGTTGCCGCAGCTTCTTTGATGGCAGCAAGTCAGGCAGTTCAGTTACGCATTCGCCAGGATCAGCTGCAGGAGTCATCTCTCTCCGAAAATGTTTTGCAGACATTACAAGAAGTGTTCGAGCGTTTTGAACTGGTCAGTGAAGATCGTCCTCTTGAGAATGAGTTACGCCAGTTTGTGGCTTTGATTCAGGATCAGCATTGGAGCACTTATTAA
- a CDS encoding acyl-CoA thioesterase, with the protein MDNKQLKLQPISAEYVVEVPFFDLDPMHIVWHGNYVKYFEEARCQLLRAIDYDYPQMKASGYYWPIIDIRLKYIHPAKYGQRLRCIATLKECENRLAIDYQIEDHETGKRLSKGYSIQVAVTVDDFEMQLVSPEILAQKIKDYYASN; encoded by the coding sequence ATGGATAATAAACAGCTTAAGCTACAGCCAATAAGTGCCGAGTATGTGGTGGAAGTTCCATTTTTTGACCTCGACCCAATGCACATCGTTTGGCATGGCAACTATGTTAAATATTTCGAGGAAGCCCGTTGCCAGCTGCTCCGCGCTATTGATTATGATTATCCCCAGATGAAAGCCTCCGGGTATTACTGGCCTATCATCGATATTCGCCTTAAATACATTCATCCAGCTAAATATGGCCAACGGCTCCGCTGTATCGCAACTCTTAAAGAGTGCGAGAACAGGCTGGCCATTGATTATCAAATTGAAGACCACGAAACAGGCAAGCGCCTGTCAAAAGGTTACTCAATCCAGGTAGCGGTTACGGTAGATGACTTTGAAATGCAGCTGGTATCACCTGAAATTCTTGCCCAGAAAATAAAAGATTATTATGCCTCTAACTAA
- a CDS encoding outer membrane lipoprotein carrier protein LolA translates to MPLTKFLLTSIFWGLSITLSIPISAQPADQCTLESIAAKLNEQAKLSQFVQTKKVTILKKPLISKGYLLITDNNQVVWQTQEPIKSTLLIGQQSLKQFNKNDQSVMSPANNNQKMSQLISTTFMAILAGNFEKLDNHFSVALDCTESRWSIELEASSNEMKPIITNINISGQNHIELLSFTEASGDSTRLVLSPSADPNLISQLRSYAID, encoded by the coding sequence ATGCCTCTAACTAAATTTCTATTGACCAGTATCTTTTGGGGTTTATCTATTACCTTAAGCATCCCTATAAGCGCTCAACCAGCAGACCAATGTACTCTTGAGTCAATTGCAGCCAAGCTCAATGAACAGGCCAAGCTGAGTCAATTTGTTCAGACCAAAAAAGTTACCATTCTAAAAAAGCCGCTGATATCTAAAGGCTATCTATTGATCACTGATAATAATCAAGTTGTCTGGCAGACTCAGGAGCCGATAAAGAGCACTCTGCTTATAGGTCAGCAATCTCTCAAACAATTCAATAAAAATGACCAGTCGGTCATGTCGCCTGCCAACAACAATCAAAAAATGAGTCAGCTTATCAGTACGACTTTTATGGCCATTCTTGCTGGTAATTTTGAGAAGTTAGATAACCACTTTTCTGTAGCTCTGGACTGTACAGAATCACGTTGGAGCATTGAGCTTGAAGCCAGTTCCAATGAAATGAAACCTATCATTACCAATATTAATATCAGCGGTCAGAATCATATCGAACTGCTTTCTTTTACCGAGGCTAGTGGCGATTCTACGCGGCTGGTTCTTTCACCATCAGCCGATCCGAATCTGATCAGTCAGCTCCGCTCATATGCCATCGACTAA
- a CDS encoding MMPL family transporter — protein sequence MPSTKVKALIWALAILLSAGLFYKQLNDGFRVETNILKLLPETEVDPFAEKAFAQFSDNNFKQIIIGLKSSSNKDLEPMAASLVEKLQQTQLIERFNTQISEDEQEAIAELIFNHRFHLLKTTDRDLMLSEGAEPFVEHSLQMIYSPLSGQLLPLIAQDPLLLSYRYLQQAFTNSSSSDSSTQVVGDFLKVIDSGQQILILSARLKESPFDTKTQEQITGLLDNFSEQNPEVELLTTGALFYAQYAAASAKSEISTIGLGSLLGVIALLIIAFRSIAPLFMTMTSLATGVFIGFTAVHLIFGSIHVLTLVFGASLVGVAVDYAFHYFSSAVHHRRPLPYIFIAILMGLVSSVIGYVALFMAPFPGLQQMAIFCIAGLIGAFLTVTLLFDVFHYKVSTPGPFITLLKHHQSFSRKLAHPTLLIMLLGLPVFAGYLILNTDRSNDNIRQLQAAPQQLVDQEAELTRIISAPATNQFFLVRADSNEQLLQTLSKYNDELDELVTRNVIDQYSHLAQWVPSRTQQLSDYQLIGQQFTESKLTSLFDTGLLDASSYQRLLDNYRASESDYLSLSDWLASPIGQRLSYLWLGKIEGDSAAIISISNIKDLAALEQLAQSHNGLYFINKVDKVSELFSSYRQLATLMLILACLLIFALLLVKYKIKIAYHVIFAPIIAASVAIIVTTLVAGSFNLFSTLALFLVVGIGIDYGLFYAEAQARSIYIHLAVTLSATTTFLSFGLLSLSETPAIHAFGLTMLTGILTVFLLSPIVGNRLYRIKGLDNG from the coding sequence ATGCCATCGACTAAAGTTAAAGCCCTCATCTGGGCATTAGCGATCCTTCTTTCAGCTGGTCTGTTTTATAAACAGCTCAATGACGGCTTTCGCGTAGAAACCAATATCCTGAAGTTGCTGCCAGAGACTGAAGTTGACCCTTTTGCAGAGAAAGCCTTTGCACAGTTTTCCGATAATAATTTCAAGCAGATCATCATTGGACTTAAAAGCAGTTCGAATAAAGATCTCGAACCGATGGCCGCTTCTCTGGTTGAGAAGCTGCAACAAACACAACTGATAGAGCGATTTAATACACAAATCTCAGAGGATGAACAGGAAGCCATTGCTGAACTTATCTTCAACCATCGTTTTCATTTATTAAAGACCACAGATAGAGATCTGATGCTGTCAGAGGGTGCTGAGCCCTTTGTTGAGCACAGCCTACAAATGATCTACTCGCCGTTATCGGGTCAATTATTACCGCTGATTGCACAGGATCCATTGTTATTATCCTACCGTTATTTACAGCAGGCTTTTACCAATAGCTCTTCTTCAGATAGCAGCACACAGGTAGTTGGCGATTTTTTAAAAGTTATCGATTCGGGTCAGCAAATTCTGATTCTTTCAGCACGTCTCAAAGAGTCGCCCTTTGATACCAAGACACAGGAACAGATTACCGGCTTACTTGATAACTTCTCTGAACAAAATCCCGAGGTTGAGCTATTAACTACCGGTGCACTTTTTTATGCCCAATATGCTGCTGCCTCTGCCAAATCAGAAATATCGACGATTGGCTTAGGCTCCTTACTTGGAGTTATTGCTCTGCTGATTATTGCGTTTAGAAGCATTGCTCCGCTTTTCATGACAATGACGTCATTAGCCACAGGCGTATTTATCGGCTTTACGGCTGTCCACCTAATATTTGGCTCCATTCATGTTCTGACTCTGGTTTTTGGTGCCAGTCTTGTGGGCGTCGCGGTCGATTATGCCTTTCACTATTTTTCCAGCGCCGTTCACCACCGCCGTCCCTTACCGTATATATTCATAGCTATTCTGATGGGCCTTGTTTCAAGCGTTATTGGTTATGTCGCGCTGTTTATGGCTCCATTCCCCGGCCTCCAGCAAATGGCTATTTTCTGTATTGCTGGCTTGATAGGTGCCTTCTTGACGGTGACCTTACTGTTTGATGTCTTCCATTACAAGGTATCAACACCAGGACCATTTATAACGCTTTTAAAACATCACCAGTCTTTCAGTCGAAAACTCGCTCATCCCACGCTTCTTATCATGTTACTGGGATTACCAGTCTTTGCAGGTTATCTAATACTCAATACCGATCGGTCTAATGACAATATCAGGCAGTTGCAGGCAGCACCTCAGCAACTTGTTGATCAGGAAGCCGAGCTAACCCGTATTATCTCAGCACCGGCAACTAATCAGTTTTTTCTAGTGCGAGCTGATTCAAACGAACAGCTGTTACAAACCTTAAGCAAATACAATGATGAGCTCGATGAATTAGTAACAAGAAATGTAATTGATCAGTACAGCCACTTGGCTCAATGGGTTCCCAGCCGTACTCAACAGCTAAGCGATTATCAGTTGATTGGACAGCAATTTACTGAGTCTAAACTTACATCGCTATTTGATACTGGTCTGCTAGATGCATCCAGCTATCAGAGATTGCTGGATAATTACAGGGCATCAGAAAGTGACTACCTTTCTTTATCAGACTGGCTGGCCTCGCCCATTGGGCAAAGGCTATCCTATTTGTGGTTAGGAAAAATTGAAGGGGACTCCGCAGCCATTATCAGTATTTCGAACATTAAAGATTTAGCGGCTCTGGAACAATTAGCTCAATCCCACAATGGCCTTTATTTTATTAATAAGGTGGATAAAGTTTCTGAACTGTTTTCCAGTTACCGACAACTTGCCACACTAATGCTAATCCTGGCCTGTCTGCTAATATTTGCTTTGTTGTTGGTTAAGTACAAAATAAAAATTGCTTACCACGTTATTTTTGCGCCAATAATTGCTGCTTCGGTAGCCATTATCGTAACTACTCTAGTTGCCGGCAGTTTTAATTTATTTAGCACACTAGCGTTATTTCTAGTGGTGGGAATCGGTATTGACTATGGCTTGTTCTATGCGGAAGCTCAGGCACGTTCTATATATATTCATCTTGCAGTTACCTTGTCGGCAACCACAACCTTCCTTTCGTTCGGTCTGCTTTCACTTAGTGAGACTCCAGCAATCCATGCCTTTGGTCTCACCATGTTAACCGGTATATTGACCGTATTTCTTCTTTCCCCCATTGTGGGCAATCGTCTCTATCGCATTAAAGGACTAGATAATGGATAA